Proteins encoded by one window of Vitis riparia cultivar Riparia Gloire de Montpellier isolate 1030 chromosome 11, EGFV_Vit.rip_1.0, whole genome shotgun sequence:
- the LOC117925396 gene encoding F-box protein At5g07610-like — translation MPLYVYKSLINILTFPFAGFNFPMSTTSAASTSSAEQVAGNGDLLTEIFLRTPVKPLLRFRSVSKRWLSLISDPHFCHRHDRRSSASVSGVLLGLPNSNFDFISFDEKKASEPPLRSLDFIGDPLGVKHRSESRTSRNYYICNLATRRFSVLPPPCSSGGRDTVFGINLAFDPSKSPYYSVICVRSCEVSISHYQIEIYSSGTGDWRLSGKPFRAPFDMVFYDGVFWNGAVHWISPSGASLYFGIDEGRIDTMPPPPPGPGGWGKRRIRHFGESGGHLHIIEIYGPRTTQFVVYEMERDYSNWGVRFSVDLDKVIAAFPEITQNYLDAHDLYYYAYNVLCLIRGGGGNEEDFSLLLQIRGKIICYNIKDGSFKNVYDVAHGNPPALPRVKASSLIGCLEAYPYMETLTCV, via the exons ATGCCCCTCTATGTCTACAAATCTCTGATAAACATCCTCACTTTCCCATTCGCTGGCTTCAATTTTCCGATGTCCACTACGTCCGCTGCGTCCACGTCGTCCGCCGAACAAGTTGCCGGCAACGGTGACCTCTTGACTGAGATCTTCCTTCGGACGCCGGTGAAGCCTTTGCTCCGCTTCAGGTCGGTGTCTAAGAGGTGGCTCTCCCTCATCTCAGACCCACACTTTTGCCACCGACACGATCGCCGGAGCTCTGCCTCAGTCTCCGGAGTGCTGTTAGGTCTTCCGAATTCGAACTTCGATTTCATCTCCTTCGACGAGAAGAAAGCTTCGGAACCTCCGCTCCGCTCCCTCGATTTCATTGGCGATCCTCTGGGCGTTAAG CACCGTTCGGAGTCTCGGACGAGCCGGAACTACTACATTTGCAATCTGGCGACTCGGCGGTTCTCAGTGTTGCCGCCGCCCTGCAGTAGTGGCGGACGCGACACCGTATTCGGCATCAATTTGGCCTTTGATCCTTCCAAGTCTCCTTACTATAGCGTGATTTGCGTTCGGAGTTGTGAAGTGTCGATTTCCCATTATCAGATCGAAATCTATTCCTCTGGCACTGGCGATTGGAGGCTCTCTGGCAAGCCTTTCAGAGCCCCATTTGATATGGTGTTTTACGATGGAGTGTTCTGGAACGGAGCGGTCCACTGGATCAGCCCTAGCGGAGCTTCACTGTATTTTGGGATTGATGAGGGTCGAATCGACACAATGCCGCCCCCGCCACCTGGCCCTGGTGGTTGGGGCAAGAGGAGGATCAGACACTTTGGGGAGTCCGGGGGCCATTTGCATATAATCGAAATCTACGGCCCTCGGACCACGCAATTCGTAGTGTATGAGATGGAAAGGGACTATTCGAATTGGGGTGTGAGGTTCAGTGTGGATCTTGACAAGGTCATAGCTGCCTTCCCTGAGATTACTCAGAACTACCTTGATGCTCATGACTTGTACTATTACGCATATAACGTGCTTTGCTTAATTCGGGGAGGAGGAGGAAATGAAGAGGATTTTTCACTGCTGCTGCAAATTCGGGGTAAGATCATATGTTATAATATCAAGGATGGTAGTTTCAAGAATGTTTATGATGTAGCCCATGGGAATCCCCCTGCTCTCCCCCGTGTTAAAGCTTCCTCGCTAATCGGATGCCTGGAAGCTTACCCATACATGGAGACTCTTACTTGTGTTTAG